The Aedes aegypti strain LVP_AGWG chromosome 3, AaegL5.0 Primary Assembly, whole genome shotgun sequence genome contains a region encoding:
- the LOC5575088 gene encoding DNA cross-link repair 1A protein isoform X2: MDSPLPSSSRRCSSRLSLSKKFSESASKTAPVRRSARNNQQTTSFATAESDDLRQTLTQDPFKLTQLTLAEEDDLISLATDAVTLSSKESIKEETKGLGLLPVISISSGSDREASPTPRKSTISEFFTPVKARRNSPSSGVFASTIKGSTAQKSSSRKENYSKTDPRKVKKVRRQICKSTNIKMLTSKYFDDSQKRITNFFQKNNEDPDKVGYHRVLKSSVMPAINTGDENMERYLHVDIDVGSQPLRTTQIKGPDMKPIPDDPQKIMERIEKAQSALYDKEVEDWNMENTDVPIMVSIPVNEEPLDSGFSDTKTTDQKQTKKPAEKRKSLGAKSTTKKGRPVKTPATTGKRQGRRIVCPKYKIIAGTNFAVDAFRYGDIEGVSHYFLSHFHADHYIGLKRSFAKPLIMSPITSRLVKAFINVEESYYQLIDLHETIVIDNVRITALDANHCPGAVMFLFQLPTGTNILHTGDFRASSEMEEYPEFWNMEIHSIYLDTTYLSSKYAFKSQWESITDACDVVRTILNRNIGARVLIVCGSYLIGKEKVWAELAAQFNYKVWTEPNRRKALVAVDDPLQQQWLVEDPKFADIHVLSMNKLSYDELVSYVEQFPDRYDLLIALRPSGWEKNSRPQYRGRINIVGVEYSEHSSFNELKRFVRYLRPQEVISTVPYGNSNQNKTPQVPPSWYRGDIRPERQALQLSITSFVKVGSKTPVGPGENPSFPKVAPQEDDDDCTIVSSDAPNASKSVQNDGVYKISV; this comes from the exons ATGGATTCTCCCCTGCCAAGCTCCAGTCGGCGATGCTCCAGTCGTCTCTCGCTGTCGAAGAAATTTAGCGAATCCGCTTCCAAAACAGCACCCGTAAGACGGTCTGCAAGG AATAATCAACAAACGACATCGTTTGCCACAGCCGAATCGGATGATTTAAGGCAGACTTTGACGCAGGATCCGTTCAAATTGACGCAGCTGACGTTGGCCGAAGAAGATGATCTGATTTCGCTAGCAACGGATGCGGTCACGTTGTCTTCCAAAGAATCCATCAAGGAAGAAACCAAAGGTCTGGGACTTCTACCTGTCATTTCTATAAGTAGTGGCAGTGATAGGGAAGCTAGTCCAACGCCCAGGAAAAGTACGATCTCCGAGTTTTTTACCCCTGTAAAAGCGAGACGTAATTCGCCCTCCTCCGGTGTGTTTGCCAGCACCATTAAAGGAAGCACGGCTCAAAAATCGTCCTCACGTAAGGAGAACTACTCAAAGACTGACCCAAGGAAGGTTAAGAAAGTCAGGAGGCAGATATGCAAAAGCACCAATATCAAGATGCTTACGAGCAAATATTTCGATGATTCACAGAAACGAATCACCAATTTCTTCCAGAAGAATAATGAAGATCCGGATAAGGTTGGATACCACCGAGTGCTGAAGTCTTCCGTCATGCCGGCCATCAACACGGGTGACGAGAACATGGAGAGGTACTTGCACGTAGACATCGATGTCGGTTCTCAGCCTCTACGTACGACTCAAATAAAAGGTCCCGATATGAAACCGATTCCAGATGACccacaaaaaatcatggaacgAATTGAAAAAGCGCAAAGTGCCTTATACGATAAAGAAGTCGAGGATTGGAATATGGAGAACACCGACGTTCCGATCATGGTTTCCATACCGGTAAACGAGGAACCACTCGATTCTGGCTTTTCCGACACGAAAACAACGGATCAGAAACAAACGAAAAAGCCAGCCGAAAAGCGAAAATCACTTGGTGCAAAGTCGACAACCAAAAAAGGTCGCCCCGTGAAAACGCCGGCCACGACAGGAAAGCGACAGGGCCGGAGAATCGTTTGCCCTAAGTACAAAATCATTGCAGGGACAAATTTTGCGGTGGACGCGTTTCGGTACGGGGACATCGAAGGCGTATCGCATTACTTTTTAAGCCACTTTCATGCCGACCACTACATCGGGTTGAAGCGAAGTTTTGCCAAGCCGCTCATAATGTCACCAATCACGTCCCGGCTCGTGAAGGCGTTCATCAATGTGGAAGAATCGTACTACCAGCTGATCGATCTGCATGAAACCATTGTCATCGATAATGTGCGGATAACGGCGTTGGATGCTAACCA TTGCCCCGGCGCCGTCATGTTCCTATTTCAACTGCCAACGGGTACTAACATTCTGCACACCGGAGATTTCAGAGCCAGCTCCGAAATGGAGGAGTATCCCGAATTCTGGAACATGGAAATCCATAGCATCTACCTCGATACGACGTATCTCAGCTCGAAGTATGCCTTCAAATCGCAGTGGGAAAGCATAACGGATGCCTGCGACGTGGTTCGAACGATACTGAATCGCAATATTGGCGCCCGTGTGCTGATAGTTTGCGGAAGCTATCTGATTGGCAAGGAGAAGGTGTGGGCCGAGCTCGCGGCACAGTTCAATTACAAAGTGTGGACCGAACCAAATCGTAGGAAAGCTCTGGTAGCGGTTGATGATCCATTACAGCAGCAGTGGTTGGTAGAGGACCCCAAGTTTGCCGACATCCACGTGCTATCAATGAACAAACTGTCTTATGAT GAGTTGGTGTCGTACGTGGAGCAGTTTCCGGATCGGTACGATCTACTCATCGCGTTACGTCCCAGCGGATGGGAGAAAAATAGCCGACCTCAGTACCGGGGGCGAATCAACATCGTCGGCGTGGAGTACAGCGAACACAGCAGCTTCAACGAGTTGAAACGATTCGTGCGGTATTTGCGGCCACAGGAAGTTATAAGTACTGTCCCGTACGGCAACAGTAATCAGAACAAAACGCCTCAGGTGCCTCCGAGCTGGTATCGGGGGGACATTCGACCCGAGCGTCAGGCTTTACAGCTATCGATTACGTCCTTTGTGAAGGTGGGCTCCAAAAC
- the LOC5575088 gene encoding DNA cross-link repair 1A protein isoform X1, whose amino-acid sequence MDSPLPSSSRRCSSRLSLSKKFSESASKTAPVRRSARNNQQTTSFATAESDDLRQTLTQDPFKLTQLTLAEEDDLISLATDAVTLSSKESIKEETKGLGLLPVISISSGSDREASPTPRKSTISEFFTPVKARRNSPSSGVFASTIKGSTAQKSSSRKENYSKTDPRKVKKVRRQICKSTNIKMLTSKYFDDSQKRITNFFQKNNEDPDKVGYHRVLKSSVMPAINTGDENMERYLHVDIDVGSQPLRTTQIKGPDMKPIPDDPQKIMERIEKAQSALYDKEVEDWNMENTDVPIMVSIPVNEEPLDSGFSDTKTTDQKQTKKPAEKRKSLGAKSTTKKGRPVKTPATTGKRQGRRIVCPKYKIIAGTNFAVDAFRYGDIEGVSHYFLSHFHADHYIGLKRSFAKPLIMSPITSRLVKAFINVEESYYQLIDLHETIVIDNVRITALDANHCPGAVMFLFQLPTGTNILHTGDFRASSEMEEYPEFWNMEIHSIYLDTTYLSSKYAFKSQWESITDACDVVRTILNRNIGARVLIVCGSYLIGKEKVWAELAAQFNYKVWTEPNRRKALVAVDDPLQQQWLVEDPKFADIHVLSMNKLSYDELVSYVEQFPDRYDLLIALRPSGWEKNSRPQYRGRINIVGVEYSEHSSFNELKRFVRYLRPQEVISTVPYGNSNQNKTPQVPPSWYRGDIRPERQALQLSITSFVKVGSKTPVGPGENPSFPKVAPQEDDDDCTIVSSDAPNASKSVQNDGVVSNHDETVHSEQGEEDDDSDSDWMP is encoded by the exons ATGGATTCTCCCCTGCCAAGCTCCAGTCGGCGATGCTCCAGTCGTCTCTCGCTGTCGAAGAAATTTAGCGAATCCGCTTCCAAAACAGCACCCGTAAGACGGTCTGCAAGG AATAATCAACAAACGACATCGTTTGCCACAGCCGAATCGGATGATTTAAGGCAGACTTTGACGCAGGATCCGTTCAAATTGACGCAGCTGACGTTGGCCGAAGAAGATGATCTGATTTCGCTAGCAACGGATGCGGTCACGTTGTCTTCCAAAGAATCCATCAAGGAAGAAACCAAAGGTCTGGGACTTCTACCTGTCATTTCTATAAGTAGTGGCAGTGATAGGGAAGCTAGTCCAACGCCCAGGAAAAGTACGATCTCCGAGTTTTTTACCCCTGTAAAAGCGAGACGTAATTCGCCCTCCTCCGGTGTGTTTGCCAGCACCATTAAAGGAAGCACGGCTCAAAAATCGTCCTCACGTAAGGAGAACTACTCAAAGACTGACCCAAGGAAGGTTAAGAAAGTCAGGAGGCAGATATGCAAAAGCACCAATATCAAGATGCTTACGAGCAAATATTTCGATGATTCACAGAAACGAATCACCAATTTCTTCCAGAAGAATAATGAAGATCCGGATAAGGTTGGATACCACCGAGTGCTGAAGTCTTCCGTCATGCCGGCCATCAACACGGGTGACGAGAACATGGAGAGGTACTTGCACGTAGACATCGATGTCGGTTCTCAGCCTCTACGTACGACTCAAATAAAAGGTCCCGATATGAAACCGATTCCAGATGACccacaaaaaatcatggaacgAATTGAAAAAGCGCAAAGTGCCTTATACGATAAAGAAGTCGAGGATTGGAATATGGAGAACACCGACGTTCCGATCATGGTTTCCATACCGGTAAACGAGGAACCACTCGATTCTGGCTTTTCCGACACGAAAACAACGGATCAGAAACAAACGAAAAAGCCAGCCGAAAAGCGAAAATCACTTGGTGCAAAGTCGACAACCAAAAAAGGTCGCCCCGTGAAAACGCCGGCCACGACAGGAAAGCGACAGGGCCGGAGAATCGTTTGCCCTAAGTACAAAATCATTGCAGGGACAAATTTTGCGGTGGACGCGTTTCGGTACGGGGACATCGAAGGCGTATCGCATTACTTTTTAAGCCACTTTCATGCCGACCACTACATCGGGTTGAAGCGAAGTTTTGCCAAGCCGCTCATAATGTCACCAATCACGTCCCGGCTCGTGAAGGCGTTCATCAATGTGGAAGAATCGTACTACCAGCTGATCGATCTGCATGAAACCATTGTCATCGATAATGTGCGGATAACGGCGTTGGATGCTAACCA TTGCCCCGGCGCCGTCATGTTCCTATTTCAACTGCCAACGGGTACTAACATTCTGCACACCGGAGATTTCAGAGCCAGCTCCGAAATGGAGGAGTATCCCGAATTCTGGAACATGGAAATCCATAGCATCTACCTCGATACGACGTATCTCAGCTCGAAGTATGCCTTCAAATCGCAGTGGGAAAGCATAACGGATGCCTGCGACGTGGTTCGAACGATACTGAATCGCAATATTGGCGCCCGTGTGCTGATAGTTTGCGGAAGCTATCTGATTGGCAAGGAGAAGGTGTGGGCCGAGCTCGCGGCACAGTTCAATTACAAAGTGTGGACCGAACCAAATCGTAGGAAAGCTCTGGTAGCGGTTGATGATCCATTACAGCAGCAGTGGTTGGTAGAGGACCCCAAGTTTGCCGACATCCACGTGCTATCAATGAACAAACTGTCTTATGAT GAGTTGGTGTCGTACGTGGAGCAGTTTCCGGATCGGTACGATCTACTCATCGCGTTACGTCCCAGCGGATGGGAGAAAAATAGCCGACCTCAGTACCGGGGGCGAATCAACATCGTCGGCGTGGAGTACAGCGAACACAGCAGCTTCAACGAGTTGAAACGATTCGTGCGGTATTTGCGGCCACAGGAAGTTATAAGTACTGTCCCGTACGGCAACAGTAATCAGAACAAAACGCCTCAGGTGCCTCCGAGCTGGTATCGGGGGGACATTCGACCCGAGCGTCAGGCTTTACAGCTATCGATTACGTCCTTTGTGAAGGTGGGCTCCAAAAC